A part of Saimiri boliviensis isolate mSaiBol1 chromosome 11, mSaiBol1.pri, whole genome shotgun sequence genomic DNA contains:
- the MYCL gene encoding LOW QUALITY PROTEIN: protein L-Myc (The sequence of the model RefSeq protein was modified relative to this genomic sequence to represent the inferred CDS: deleted 1 base in 1 codon) produces the protein MCVCAGCRAAPSRRGAGGPLQVEGGGSEGADMDYDSYQHYFYDYDCGEDFYRSTAPSEDIWKKFELVPSPPTSPPWGLGPGAGDPAPGIGHPETWPGGCAGDEAESRGHSKGCGRNYASIIRRDCMWSGFSARERLERAVSDRLAAGAPRGNLPKASATPDCTPSLEAGNPAPAAPGPLGEPKTQACSGSESPSDSENEEIDIVTVEKRQPLAVRKPVTITVRADPLDPCMKHFHISIHQQQHNYAARFPPESCSQEEAPEEGPQEEALERDAPGEKEDEEDEEIVSPPPVESEATQSCHPKPVSSDTEDVTKRKNHNFLERKRRNDLRSRFLALRDQVPTLASCSKAPKVVILSKALEYLQALVGAEKRMATEKRQLRCRQQQLQKRIAYLSGY, from the exons atgtgcgtgtgtgcggGCTGCCGGGCTGCCCCGAGCCGGCGGGGAGCCGGT GGACCGCTCCAGGTGGAGGGCGGCGGGAGCGAG GGAGCGGACATGGACTACGACTCGTACCAGCACTATTTCTACGACTATGACTGCGGGGAGGATTTCTACCGCTCCACTGCGCCCAGCGAGGACATCTGGAAGAAATTCGAGCTGGTGCCATCGCCCCCCACGTCGCCGCCCTGGGGCTTGGGTCCCGGCGCAGGGGACCCAGCCCCCGGGATTGGTCACCCCGAGACGTGGCCCGGAGGGTGCGCCGGAGACGAAGCGGAATCCCGGGGCCACTCGAAAGGTTGCGGCAGGAACTACGCCTCCATCATCCGCCGTGACTGCATGTGGAGTGGCTTCTCGGCCCGAGAGCGGCTGGAGAGAGCGGTGAGCGATCGGCTCGCAGCTGGCGCGCCCCGGGGGAACCTGCCGAAGGCATCCGCCACCCCGGACTGCACTCCCAGCCTCGAAGCCGGCAACCCGGCGCCCGCCGCCCCGGGTCCCCTGGGCGAACCCAAGACCCAGGCCTGCTCCGGGTCCGAGAGCCCAAGCGACTCGG AGAATGAAGAAATCGATATTGTGACAGTAGAGAAGAGGCAGCCCCTGGCTGTTCGGAAGCCGGTCACCATCACGGTGCGAGCAGACCCTCTGGATCCCTGCATGAAGCACTTCCACATCTCCATCCATCAGCAACAGCACAACTATGCTGCCCGTTTTCCTCCAGAAAGCTGCTCCCAAGAAGAGGCTCCAGAGGAGGGTCCCCAAGAGGAGGCTCTGGAGAGAGATGCTCCAGGGGAAAAGGAAGATGAGGAGGATGAAGAGATTGTGAGCCCCCCACCTGTAGAAAGTGAAGCTACCCAGTCCTGTCACCCCAAACCTGTCAGTTCTGATACTGAGGATGTGACCAAGAGAAAGAACCACAACTTCCTGGAGCGCAAGAGGCGGAATGACCTGCGTTCGCGGTTCTTGGCCCTGAGGGACCAGGTGCCCACCCTGGCCAGCTGCTCTAAGGCCCCTAAAGTCGTGATCCTAAGCAAGGCCTTGGAATACTTGCAAGCCCTTGTGGGGGCTGAGAAGAGGATGGCTACGGAGAAAAGGCAGCTCCGATGCCGGCAGCAGCAATTGCAGAAAAGAATTGCATACCTCAGTGGCTACTAA